Genomic segment of Pseudomonas iranensis:
GATGGAAGAACTTACCGAGCTGCTCGACGTGGAGTTCCAGGTCGGCCGCACCGGTGCGGTGACTCCGGTGGCGCGTCTGAAACCGGTGAAGGTCGCCGGCGTCACCGTGGCCAACGCCACGTTGCACAACATGGACGAAGTCGCGCGGCTGGGCCTGATGATCGGCGACACGGTGATCATCCGCCGCGCCGGTGATGTGATTCCGCAAGTGGTGCAGGTAGTCATCGAGCGTCGCCCCGATGACGCGCGCCCGGTGGCCATTCCTGAAAGCTGCCCGGTGTGCGGCTCCCACGTTGAACGCACGCAACTGGTCAAGCGCAGCAAGGGCAAGGAAACCTTCAGCGAAGGTGCGGTGTATCGCTGCGTCGGCCGACTGGCCTGTGGTGCGCAACTGAAACAGGCGATCATTCACTTCGTCTCGCGCCGGGCCATGGACATCGAAGGCTTGGGCGACAAGAGCGTCGAGCAACTGGTCGACGAAGGTCTGGTCAGCTCGCCAGCCGATCTGTATGCGCTGAAGTTCGACGACATCGTCGATCTGGAAGGCTTCGCCGAGGTATCGAGCAACAAGCTGCTCAAAGCCATTGAAGACAGCAAGCAACCGAGCCTGGCACGTTTCATCTATGCCCTCGGCATTCCCGATGTCGGCGAAGAGACGGCGAAGGTGCTGGCGCGTTCGCTGGGTTCGCTGGAACGCGTGCAACAGGCCTTGCCGCATGTGCTGACCTACCTGCCAGATGTCGGCCTGGAAGTGGCGCACGAGATCCACAGTTTCTTTGAGGATGCGCACAACCAGCAGGTCATCAGCGAATTGCTCGGCCATGGTTTGCAGATTCAGGATCAAGGCGAGTTGGGCGCCGAATTCGCCGCCAGTACCACCCTGGGCGGCTTGCTCGACAAACTGCACATTCCCTTCGTCGGCCCCGGTGGTGCGCAGAAACTCGCCGATCGCTTCGGTTCGCTGGAAGCGGTGATGAACGCTGACTGGCTGGACATGCGCCAGGCATTGCCGGAGAAGCAGGCCAACTCGGTGCGCGAGTTCTTCGCCTCGCCTGAGCATCGGCAACTGGCCGAGCGGGCCGAGCAGCAGCTGCGCGATTTCGGCATGCATTGGCAGAGCGAGAAAAAAGTCGTCGAAGGTCTGCCGCTGTCCGGCGAAACCTGGGTGCTGACCGGCAAGGTCGAGTTGATGAGCCGGGATGTGGCCAAGGAGCACCTGGAAAGCCTGGGTGCCAAGGTCGCCGGTTCGGTGTCGGCGAAAACCCATTGCGTGGTCGCAGGCCCGGGTGCCGGGTCGAAACTGACCAAGGCCAACGAGCTGGGCGTGAAGGTCATGGACGAAGAAGCGTTTATCGCCTTCCTCAAAACCCACGGCGTCGCTGTCTGACCGGATGAACACCTGTGGTGGGGAGATTTATCCCTGTCCGAATGGACACCTGTGGCGAGGGGATTTATCCCCGCTGGGTTGCGCAGCGACCCCAAAACCCTGCGACCGATCATTTCATCTGTATCGAGTGTAAGGTTTTTTGCGACTGCTGCGCAGTCGAGCGGGGATAAATCCCCTCACCACAACGGCGGTGTCACTCAGGAGCGGGCTATATTCGGGAACGATGTTGTCTTCCGGATGATCTAGTCTTGGCCAGTCCCAGGGAGAGATCGCCATGCACCGTTTTTTCGAGCAGCTCAGTTCCCGCATCATCGCGCCGTTCGTGGCCGGATCCTCGCGCAACAGCAAAGTCTGGCCGTG
This window contains:
- the ligA gene encoding NAD-dependent DNA ligase LigA gives rise to the protein MTAAKTRILELRAELDQHNYRYHVLDEPSIPDAEYDRLFHELKALEAANPELITSDSPTQRVGSMALTAFTQVRHEIPMLSLGNAFEESDMREFDRRVTEGLDVPAGDLFGGGAAVEYSCEPKLDGLAVSLLYQDGLLVRGATRGDGTTGEDISVNVRTVRNIPLKLHGEGWPATLEVRGEVFMSKAGFERLNASQLEIGGKTFANPRNAAAGSLRQLDSKITANRPLEFCCYGIGQVSHDIADTHIGNLKQLQKWGMPISHELKLAKGIDECLEYYRDIGERRNSLAYEIDGVVFKVNSIADQRELGFRAREPRWAIAHKFPAMEELTELLDVEFQVGRTGAVTPVARLKPVKVAGVTVANATLHNMDEVARLGLMIGDTVIIRRAGDVIPQVVQVVIERRPDDARPVAIPESCPVCGSHVERTQLVKRSKGKETFSEGAVYRCVGRLACGAQLKQAIIHFVSRRAMDIEGLGDKSVEQLVDEGLVSSPADLYALKFDDIVDLEGFAEVSSNKLLKAIEDSKQPSLARFIYALGIPDVGEETAKVLARSLGSLERVQQALPHVLTYLPDVGLEVAHEIHSFFEDAHNQQVISELLGHGLQIQDQGELGAEFAASTTLGGLLDKLHIPFVGPGGAQKLADRFGSLEAVMNADWLDMRQALPEKQANSVREFFASPEHRQLAERAEQQLRDFGMHWQSEKKVVEGLPLSGETWVLTGKVELMSRDVAKEHLESLGAKVAGSVSAKTHCVVAGPGAGSKLTKANELGVKVMDEEAFIAFLKTHGVAV